From Virgibacillus natechei, the proteins below share one genomic window:
- a CDS encoding MFS transporter, with the protein MNQQSLFRNRTFMLLLIAGIFAVVGFSMFLTTTTWYVVTVLGSASSLGLVLIAATLPRLLMMVFGGILADKYKKTTIMFGTNLTQSMLLFTIFMLVHNETMTLGILVILAGVFGMLDAFYGPASSSMIPKIVEKFQLQRANAYFQGVDQVSFIVGPIFAGLLMETVSISASYLVATVLVFLSALVIFPPFIKEAPAENQIKQSPLKDLREGISYVRKSSYLLTGMIVLITLNFFVFGALQIAIPLLVDVHGGTPINLSYMEVSLGLGMVASTGVLSVVQIKRRGLTSLLGLFAALAAMLVFSYAPNLIFLTGIVFLIGFSISFVFIPFFTAAQENTENRLMGRVMSIIFLAMNGFDPIAYGLVSMLVAVDVSIQLILLGFGIAGLLVAFAVLIKAKSYVRS; encoded by the coding sequence ATGAATCAACAGTCATTATTCCGCAACCGCACGTTTATGCTATTACTTATCGCTGGCATATTTGCCGTCGTTGGCTTTAGTATGTTTTTGACGACGACCACTTGGTATGTCGTCACAGTCCTTGGCTCTGCCAGCTCCTTAGGTCTTGTCCTTATTGCAGCAACGCTTCCGCGCCTTCTCATGATGGTGTTTGGCGGGATACTCGCGGATAAATATAAAAAAACAACGATTATGTTTGGCACTAATCTGACTCAGAGTATGCTTTTATTTACAATTTTTATGCTTGTGCATAACGAAACCATGACACTTGGCATTTTGGTTATACTAGCAGGGGTCTTTGGAATGCTTGATGCCTTTTATGGCCCAGCCAGCTCTTCTATGATCCCTAAAATAGTAGAGAAATTCCAACTCCAACGAGCAAATGCTTATTTCCAAGGAGTTGACCAAGTTTCCTTTATTGTAGGCCCTATTTTCGCTGGCTTATTAATGGAAACAGTAAGCATTTCCGCTAGTTACTTGGTTGCAACGGTATTAGTGTTTCTGTCTGCATTAGTGATTTTCCCGCCGTTTATTAAAGAAGCGCCGGCCGAAAATCAAATCAAACAAAGCCCGCTAAAAGATTTGCGAGAAGGAATCTCCTATGTTCGCAAGTCTTCATACTTGCTTACTGGCATGATTGTGTTGATTACGCTCAATTTCTTTGTTTTTGGAGCACTGCAAATTGCGATTCCGCTTCTTGTTGATGTGCATGGTGGAACGCCTATTAACTTAAGCTACATGGAAGTAAGTCTCGGTCTTGGAATGGTTGCCAGTACAGGAGTTTTAAGCGTTGTGCAAATCAAACGCAGGGGCCTCACATCACTTCTTGGCTTATTTGCGGCGCTTGCAGCAATGCTTGTATTCAGCTATGCGCCCAATCTCATTTTCTTAACAGGAATTGTTTTTCTCATTGGCTTTTCCATTTCCTTTGTGTTTATCCCTTTTTTCACAGCAGCGCAGGAAAATACAGAGAACCGCTTAATGGGAAGAGTCATGAGCATCATCTTTCTTGCCATGAATGGTTTTGATCCTATCGCATATGGACTTGTGAGTATGCTTGTGGCAGTTGACGTTTCCATTCAACTTATACTTCTTGGGTTTGGCATCGCTGGGCTTCTGGTCGCATTTGCTGTTTTAATTAAAGCGAAATCTTATGTGCGTTCTTAG
- a CDS encoding YitT family protein, giving the protein MKDYGLMVMGTFFFAFSVAIFAMPNSLAEGGIPGLSLLLYFGLGWSPALVNFIANGLILLISYRYLPKSIIIKSIIAIPLFSIFLFVLEDFGSAMNDPLLAALYAGVFTGIGFGFIFRSGSTIGGTSTIAKVLNYKFGWEITGTNFVLDALVVVGGVFVIGPILTLNTVVALFIGKRVTDYVLEGFESKKIVHIFSDYSESIARSIRENLGAHTTILQGKNDGNGNDENLIYVAVPKQQLFYLKKLIREVDEDAFTVVNTVKDVSGGSLAKAHYPTQKTFSSAKEEKQYYKGKAEE; this is encoded by the coding sequence ATGAAAGATTATGGACTTATGGTGATGGGTACGTTTTTCTTTGCTTTTTCAGTAGCAATATTTGCAATGCCTAATTCGCTCGCAGAGGGTGGTATCCCTGGGTTATCTCTCTTACTTTACTTTGGATTAGGTTGGTCTCCTGCATTGGTGAATTTCATCGCGAATGGGCTAATTTTATTAATTAGTTATCGCTACTTACCTAAGTCGATAATAATAAAATCAATTATTGCTATTCCACTATTTTCAATATTTCTGTTCGTATTAGAGGATTTTGGGTCTGCAATGAATGACCCCCTTCTTGCTGCTCTTTATGCGGGAGTATTTACTGGGATTGGCTTTGGTTTCATCTTTCGTTCGGGAAGTACTATAGGTGGAACGTCCACTATTGCAAAAGTGCTAAACTATAAATTTGGTTGGGAAATAACAGGAACAAACTTTGTGTTAGATGCTTTAGTTGTTGTGGGTGGTGTATTCGTTATTGGTCCAATACTAACATTAAACACTGTAGTGGCTTTATTTATTGGAAAGCGAGTGACTGACTACGTCTTAGAAGGGTTTGAATCAAAAAAGATTGTTCATATATTTTCAGATTATAGCGAATCAATAGCTCGTTCTATTCGAGAGAATCTTGGTGCTCATACTACAATCTTGCAAGGTAAAAATGATGGGAATGGAAACGATGAGAATCTTATTTATGTTGCAGTTCCAAAACAGCAATTATTTTATTTAAAAAAATTGATCCGTGAGGTTGATGAAGATGCGTTTACTGTTGTTAATACAGTAAAAGATGTGAGTGGTGGTTCGCTTGCAAAAGCTCACTATCCAACACAAAAAACGTTTAGTAGTGCAAAGGAAGAAAAACAGTACTATAAAGGAAAAGCTGAAGAATGA
- a CDS encoding DUF1385 domain-containing protein encodes MEIYGGRAGYNSVRFTGEKYQAISRFKKGEITTETRVKKRDKKIFIALSKIPFVRSFSMLVELIIENWKPFSLVFTLFLMEFLLFRNANSYTIPINTFVMLACYLILAGLIIKITPIGKYHAAEHMAASAYEKDSNLTLGKVKKQPRTHKDCGTNLVISIFICYSILFMIFGDPFWVYLISWSVGYELWKNEPKIIWDTVLVIGKAAQYALFTSKPKEKHLVVAIEAITKLEEKELASH; translated from the coding sequence TTGGAAATTTATGGAGGAAGAGCAGGCTATAATTCTGTGCGTTTTACTGGAGAAAAGTATCAGGCAATATCCCGATTCAAGAAGGGGGAGATTACGACAGAAACGAGAGTGAAAAAGAGGGACAAGAAAATATTTATTGCACTTTCGAAGATACCTTTTGTTCGTTCTTTCTCCATGCTAGTCGAACTTATAATCGAAAATTGGAAGCCATTTTCATTAGTATTTACCTTGTTCCTAATGGAGTTTTTATTATTCAGAAACGCAAATTCATACACTATCCCAATTAACACCTTCGTAATGTTGGCTTGCTATTTAATTCTCGCTGGCCTTATCATAAAAATAACTCCTATTGGGAAGTATCATGCAGCAGAGCATATGGCTGCCAGCGCTTACGAGAAAGATTCGAATTTAACGTTAGGAAAAGTTAAAAAGCAACCGAGGACACATAAGGATTGCGGAACAAATTTAGTAATATCCATTTTCATCTGTTACTCTATACTATTTATGATATTTGGTGATCCGTTTTGGGTGTATTTGATTTCCTGGAGTGTTGGATATGAGCTATGGAAGAATGAACCAAAAATAATCTGGGATACAGTATTGGTAATAGGAAAAGCTGCACAATATGCTCTATTCACCTCAAAACCTAAAGAAAAACATTTAGTGGTGGCAATAGAGGCTATCACAAAATTAGAAGAGAAAGAGTTAGCAAGTCATTAA
- a CDS encoding winged helix-turn-helix transcriptional regulator: protein MNVKTPKINIADSQEPAFGYTLSLISGKWKLQIIYHLSRNGAVRYNELQRMLGKITYKTLSTTLKEMVNDGIVLRKEYPQIPPKVEYSLTEKGQTLWPVIQEMCQWGEHNQP, encoded by the coding sequence ATAAACGTGAAAACACCTAAAATTAATATTGCTGACAGCCAAGAACCTGCTTTTGGATATACACTTTCCTTAATAAGCGGGAAATGGAAGCTACAAATTATTTATCATCTATCAAGAAACGGTGCAGTACGCTATAATGAACTTCAGCGTATGTTAGGCAAAATAACCTACAAAACACTTAGCACTACACTGAAAGAAATGGTGAATGATGGTATTGTTCTTCGTAAGGAATATCCGCAAATCCCTCCCAAGGTTGAATATAGCCTTACTGAAAAAGGGCAAACACTTTGGCCTGTTATTCAGGAAATGTGCCAGTGGGGAGAGCATAATCAACCGTAA